The following proteins are encoded in a genomic region of Eriocheir sinensis breed Jianghai 21 chromosome 55, ASM2467909v1, whole genome shotgun sequence:
- the LOC126984043 gene encoding SWI/SNF complex subunit SMARCC2-like isoform X1, with the protein MAINPRKDGGPNVKYYESAETVSQFENVRTWLTKNAKKHVQADPPTNKNLAQLVVMLLQFMEDNFGPKAPRPPMTKLPMKCFLDFKPGGGLCHILSTVYKFKSDQGWRRFDFQSPSRKDANIELFREIEKSLLSSKCWTKPSVYIQNEVDKELRNELKDIVKRHDGKIVDEEEEATHIVYDEQDPLDDEFARAAMRRDRQTLFHFYYMPDSYDSWAAGVELDYDPPESPFFFDGQWKVCANWLQDLESYNEWMNEEDYEVDDSGTKKKHRGCLSVDDTMGLSDPDKKKKAKKRPRSPPSPRTKRKGVVYSSLLSSRNTTNPGKPVKKIKVEEEEEDLTRDMEDPAPEPAVTEVTTGSKIQPSKGGNYMDLDEETTEKTEKTEGPPVPESEDTATDQTHHIIVPSYAAWFDYNAIHAIEKRGLPEFFNGKNKSKTPEIYLAYRNFMIDTYRLNPTEYLTSTACRRNLAGDVCAVMRVHAFLEQWGLINYQVDADARPTPMGPPPTSHFHVLADTPAGLQSINPPKVNQPSAAKHIMDFDKKPTDKKPEFSIGTDFGLKLDQYSKKTGALKNKSAASQAREWTEQETLLLLEALEMYKDDWNKVCEHVGTRTQDECILQFLRLPIEDPYLEDSEVGSGASGAALGPLAYQPIPFSKSGNPIMSTVAFLASVVDPRIAASAAKAAMDEFCRIKDEVPSALLDSHIKNVADHAASNEGKVDPTAGLGKSGIAGTEPEGEEKKEGETETDKEKKEEAAKKDGEKKEEEKKEGEPEKEKKEEAMEVDKPEEKKTTSTEEKKEKEKEKKEEKEKEKEEKKEKEKEKEDEEEEKKEEKEETKEEKKEEISPEEKKLDAERERLRKDASVQQAASAALGSAAVKAKHLAAVEERKIKSLVALLVETQMKKLEIKLRHFEELETIMDRERESLELQRQQLLQERQQFHLEQLKAAEMRARQHALHQLTQGASPAHSPAPAMAQVHQ; encoded by the exons ATGGCGATCAACCCGCGCAAGGACGGCGGCCCAAACGTCAAGTATTACGAGTCCGCGGAGACCGTCTCGCAGTTCGAAAACGTCCGGACATGGCTCACGAAGAACGCCAAGAAG CATGTCCAGGCCGACCCACCCACCAACAAGAACCTGGCACAGCTGGTGGTCATGCTGCTGCAGTTTATGGAGGACAACTTTGGACCCAAGGCTCCTAGACCACCTATGACCAAGCTGCCT ATGAAATGTTTCTTAGACTTCAAGCCTGGAGGGGGTCTGTGTCATATCCTGAGCACTGTGTACAAATTCAAGAGTGATCAGGGATGGCGCAGGTTTGATTTTCAG tCTCCTTCACGCAAGGATGCCAACATTGAACTGTTTCGTGAGATAGAGAAAAGTCTGTTATCCAGCAAGTGTTGGACCAAGCCATCAGTTTACATCCAGAATGAGGTGGACAAGGAGCTGAGAAATGAGCTCAAGGACATAGTCAAACGGCATGATGGAAAGATTGTGG atgaggaggaggaagcaacacACATTGTATATGACGAACAGGATCCCCTGGATGATGAGTTTGCACGCGCCGCGATGCGTCGTGACCGCCAGACTCTGTTTCACTTTTATTACATGCCAGACTCTTATGACTCCTGGGCTGCAGGGGTGGAACTGGACTATGACCCTCCAGAGTCTCCCTTCTTTTTCGATGGCCAGTGGAAG GTATGTGCAAACTGGCTGCAAGACCTTGAATCTTACAATGAGTGGATGAATGAGGAGGACTATGAGGTGGATGACTCTGGCACCAAGAAGAAGCATCGTGGCTGCCTCAGCGTGGATGACACCATGGGCCTCAGCGATcctgacaagaaaaagaaagccaAAAAGAGGCCGCGGTCACCCCCCTCGCCACGCACCAAGAGAAAAGG TGTTGTATACTCCTCTCTACTTAG TTCCCGCAACACCACTAATCCTGGGAAGCctgtgaagaaaataaaggtcgaggaagaggaagaagatctcaCCCGGGACATGGAAGACCCTGCCCCTGAGCCTGCCGTCACGGAGGTCACCACAGGCTCCAAAATCCAGCCAAGCAAAGGTGGCAACTACATGGACCTTGATGAAGAGACCacagagaagacagagaagacagAAGGCCCA CCGGTGCCCGAGAGTGAGGACACAGCCACCGACCAGACACATCACATCATTGTGCCGAGCTATGCTGCTTGGTTTGACTACAATGCGATCCATGCCATTGAGAAGAGAGGTCTGCCAGAATTTTTCAATGGCAAGAACAAATCTAAAACTCCTGAAATATATCTTGCATACAGAAACTTCATGATTGACACCTACAG ATTAAATCCCACGGAATACCTGACCTCCACTGCTTGCCGCCGCAACCTTGCTGGTGACGTGTGTGCCGTGATGCGGGTGCACGCCTTCCTGGAGCAGTGGGGGCTGATCAATTATCAG GTTGATGCAGATGCCAGACCAACCCCAATGGGCCCACCACCTACCTCTCACTTCCACGTCTTGGCTGACACGCCTGCTGGTCTTCAGTCCATTAATCCCCCCAAG GTCAATCAACCTTCTGCCGCCAAACACATAATGGATTTCGACAAGAAACCAACAGATAAAAAGCCAGAGTTCAGCATTGGAACAGATTTTGGACTGAAGCTTGATCAGTATTCCAAAAAGACAGGAGCCCTCAAGAACAAGTCTGCTGCGAGCCAAGCAAGGGAATGGACGGAGCAGGAGACATTGCTGTTGCTGGAAGCGCTAGAG ATGTACAAAGATGACTGGAATAAGGTGTGTGAGCATGTGGGCACCAGAACACAAGATGAGTGCATCCTTCAGTTCCTCCGCCTCCCCATTGAGGATCCCTACTTAGAAGACTCCGAGGTAGGTTCCGGGGCCTCTGGAGCAGCTCTTGGACCACTGGCGTACCAACCTATTCCGTTCAGCAAGTCTGGCAATCCAATTATGTCCACCGTAGCATTCCTGGCATCTGTGGTTGATCCTCGCATAGCTGCCTCTGCTGCAAAGGCTGCTATGGACGAATTTTGCCGCATCAAGGATGAAGTTCCATCTGCTCTGCTTGATTCTCACATAAAGAATGTTGCTGACCATGCTGCATCAAATGAAGGGAAAGTGGATCCAACTGCTGGGTTAGGCAAGTCAGGTATTGCTGGAACAGAACcagaaggtgaagagaagaaagagggcgaGACAGAAActgataaggagaagaaagaagaggctgccaaaaaggatggagaaaagaaggaagaagagaaaaaggaaggtgaacctgagaaagaaaagaaagaggaagccaTGGAGGTTGACAAacctgaagaaaagaaaactacttctacagaagaaaagaaagagaaagagaaggagaagaaggaagagaaagagaaagaaaaagaggagaagaaggagaaggagaaagagaaagaggatgaggaagaagaaaagaaagaggaaaaagaagaaacaaaagaagagaaaaaagaagaaatcagtCCAGAAGAGAAAAAGTTGGACGCCGAGCGTGAGAGGCTACGTAAAGATGCATCTGTTCAACAGGCAGCCAGTGCTGCTCTTGGCTCGGCTGCAGTTAAGGCCAAACACCTTGCTGctgtagaggagaggaaaattaaatcTCTTGTAGCACTACTTGTAGAAACTCAAATGAAGAAGCTGGAAATAAAATTGCGACACTTTGAAGAGTTGGAAACCATCATGGATCGGGAAAGAGAAAGTCTTGAGCTGCAGCGCCAGCAGCTGCTGCAGGAGCGCCAGCAGTTCCACTTGGAGCAGCTGAAGGCAGCAGAGATGAGGGCACGCCAACATGCCCTGCATCAGCTAACGCAAGGTGCAAGTCCAGCCCACTCCCCTGCCCCAGCCATGGCCCAGGTTCATCAGTAG
- the LOC126984043 gene encoding SWI/SNF complex subunit SMARCC2-like isoform X3: MLLQFMEDNFGPKAPRPPMTKLPMKCFLDFKPGGGLCHILSTVYKFKSDQGWRRFDFQSPSRKDANIELFREIEKSLLSSKCWTKPSVYIQNEVDKELRNELKDIVKRHDGKIVDEEEEATHIVYDEQDPLDDEFARAAMRRDRQTLFHFYYMPDSYDSWAAGVELDYDPPESPFFFDGQWKVCANWLQDLESYNEWMNEEDYEVDDSGTKKKHRGCLSVDDTMGLSDPDKKKKAKKRPRSPPSPRTKRKGVVYSSLLSSRNTTNPGKPVKKIKVEEEEEDLTRDMEDPAPEPAVTEVTTGSKIQPSKGGNYMDLDEETTEKTEKTEGPPVPESEDTATDQTHHIIVPSYAAWFDYNAIHAIEKRGLPEFFNGKNKSKTPEIYLAYRNFMIDTYRLNPTEYLTSTACRRNLAGDVCAVMRVHAFLEQWGLINYQVDADARPTPMGPPPTSHFHVLADTPAGLQSINPPKVNQPSAAKHIMDFDKKPTDKKPEFSIGTDFGLKLDQYSKKTGALKNKSAASQAREWTEQETLLLLEALEMYKDDWNKVCEHVGTRTQDECILQFLRLPIEDPYLEDSEVGSGASGAALGPLAYQPIPFSKSGNPIMSTVAFLASVVDPRIAASAAKAAMDEFCRIKDEVPSALLDSHIKNVADHAASNEGKVDPTAGLGKSGIAGTEPEGEEKKEGETETDKEKKEEAAKKDGEKKEEEKKEGEPEKEKKEEAMEVDKPEEKKTTSTEEKKEKEKEKKEEKEKEKEEKKEKEKEKEDEEEEKKEEKEETKEEKKEEISPEEKKLDAERERLRKDASVQQAASAALGSAAVKAKHLAAVEERKIKSLVALLVETQMKKLEIKLRHFEELETIMDRERESLELQRQQLLQERQQFHLEQLKAAEMRARQHALHQLTQGASPAHSPAPAMAQVHQ, from the exons ATGCTGCTGCAGTTTATGGAGGACAACTTTGGACCCAAGGCTCCTAGACCACCTATGACCAAGCTGCCT ATGAAATGTTTCTTAGACTTCAAGCCTGGAGGGGGTCTGTGTCATATCCTGAGCACTGTGTACAAATTCAAGAGTGATCAGGGATGGCGCAGGTTTGATTTTCAG tCTCCTTCACGCAAGGATGCCAACATTGAACTGTTTCGTGAGATAGAGAAAAGTCTGTTATCCAGCAAGTGTTGGACCAAGCCATCAGTTTACATCCAGAATGAGGTGGACAAGGAGCTGAGAAATGAGCTCAAGGACATAGTCAAACGGCATGATGGAAAGATTGTGG atgaggaggaggaagcaacacACATTGTATATGACGAACAGGATCCCCTGGATGATGAGTTTGCACGCGCCGCGATGCGTCGTGACCGCCAGACTCTGTTTCACTTTTATTACATGCCAGACTCTTATGACTCCTGGGCTGCAGGGGTGGAACTGGACTATGACCCTCCAGAGTCTCCCTTCTTTTTCGATGGCCAGTGGAAG GTATGTGCAAACTGGCTGCAAGACCTTGAATCTTACAATGAGTGGATGAATGAGGAGGACTATGAGGTGGATGACTCTGGCACCAAGAAGAAGCATCGTGGCTGCCTCAGCGTGGATGACACCATGGGCCTCAGCGATcctgacaagaaaaagaaagccaAAAAGAGGCCGCGGTCACCCCCCTCGCCACGCACCAAGAGAAAAGG TGTTGTATACTCCTCTCTACTTAG TTCCCGCAACACCACTAATCCTGGGAAGCctgtgaagaaaataaaggtcgaggaagaggaagaagatctcaCCCGGGACATGGAAGACCCTGCCCCTGAGCCTGCCGTCACGGAGGTCACCACAGGCTCCAAAATCCAGCCAAGCAAAGGTGGCAACTACATGGACCTTGATGAAGAGACCacagagaagacagagaagacagAAGGCCCA CCGGTGCCCGAGAGTGAGGACACAGCCACCGACCAGACACATCACATCATTGTGCCGAGCTATGCTGCTTGGTTTGACTACAATGCGATCCATGCCATTGAGAAGAGAGGTCTGCCAGAATTTTTCAATGGCAAGAACAAATCTAAAACTCCTGAAATATATCTTGCATACAGAAACTTCATGATTGACACCTACAG ATTAAATCCCACGGAATACCTGACCTCCACTGCTTGCCGCCGCAACCTTGCTGGTGACGTGTGTGCCGTGATGCGGGTGCACGCCTTCCTGGAGCAGTGGGGGCTGATCAATTATCAG GTTGATGCAGATGCCAGACCAACCCCAATGGGCCCACCACCTACCTCTCACTTCCACGTCTTGGCTGACACGCCTGCTGGTCTTCAGTCCATTAATCCCCCCAAG GTCAATCAACCTTCTGCCGCCAAACACATAATGGATTTCGACAAGAAACCAACAGATAAAAAGCCAGAGTTCAGCATTGGAACAGATTTTGGACTGAAGCTTGATCAGTATTCCAAAAAGACAGGAGCCCTCAAGAACAAGTCTGCTGCGAGCCAAGCAAGGGAATGGACGGAGCAGGAGACATTGCTGTTGCTGGAAGCGCTAGAG ATGTACAAAGATGACTGGAATAAGGTGTGTGAGCATGTGGGCACCAGAACACAAGATGAGTGCATCCTTCAGTTCCTCCGCCTCCCCATTGAGGATCCCTACTTAGAAGACTCCGAGGTAGGTTCCGGGGCCTCTGGAGCAGCTCTTGGACCACTGGCGTACCAACCTATTCCGTTCAGCAAGTCTGGCAATCCAATTATGTCCACCGTAGCATTCCTGGCATCTGTGGTTGATCCTCGCATAGCTGCCTCTGCTGCAAAGGCTGCTATGGACGAATTTTGCCGCATCAAGGATGAAGTTCCATCTGCTCTGCTTGATTCTCACATAAAGAATGTTGCTGACCATGCTGCATCAAATGAAGGGAAAGTGGATCCAACTGCTGGGTTAGGCAAGTCAGGTATTGCTGGAACAGAACcagaaggtgaagagaagaaagagggcgaGACAGAAActgataaggagaagaaagaagaggctgccaaaaaggatggagaaaagaaggaagaagagaaaaaggaaggtgaacctgagaaagaaaagaaagaggaagccaTGGAGGTTGACAAacctgaagaaaagaaaactacttctacagaagaaaagaaagagaaagagaaggagaagaaggaagagaaagagaaagaaaaagaggagaagaaggagaaggagaaagagaaagaggatgaggaagaagaaaagaaagaggaaaaagaagaaacaaaagaagagaaaaaagaagaaatcagtCCAGAAGAGAAAAAGTTGGACGCCGAGCGTGAGAGGCTACGTAAAGATGCATCTGTTCAACAGGCAGCCAGTGCTGCTCTTGGCTCGGCTGCAGTTAAGGCCAAACACCTTGCTGctgtagaggagaggaaaattaaatcTCTTGTAGCACTACTTGTAGAAACTCAAATGAAGAAGCTGGAAATAAAATTGCGACACTTTGAAGAGTTGGAAACCATCATGGATCGGGAAAGAGAAAGTCTTGAGCTGCAGCGCCAGCAGCTGCTGCAGGAGCGCCAGCAGTTCCACTTGGAGCAGCTGAAGGCAGCAGAGATGAGGGCACGCCAACATGCCCTGCATCAGCTAACGCAAGGTGCAAGTCCAGCCCACTCCCCTGCCCCAGCCATGGCCCAGGTTCATCAGTAG
- the LOC126984043 gene encoding SWI/SNF complex subunit SMARCC2-like isoform X2, with protein sequence MAINPRKDGGPNVKYYESAETVSQFENVRTWLTKNAKKHVQADPPTNKNLAQLVVMLLQFMEDNFGPKAPRPPMTKLPMKCFLDFKPGGGLCHILSTVYKFKSDQGWRRFDFQSPSRKDANIELFREIEKSLLSSKCWTKPSVYIQNEVDKELRNELKDIVKRHDGKIVDEEEEATHIVYDEQDPLDDEFARAAMRRDRQTLFHFYYMPDSYDSWAAGVELDYDPPESPFFFDGQWKVCANWLQDLESYNEWMNEEDYEVDDSGTKKKHRGCLSVDDTMGLSDPDKKKKAKKRPRSPPSPRTKRKGSRNTTNPGKPVKKIKVEEEEEDLTRDMEDPAPEPAVTEVTTGSKIQPSKGGNYMDLDEETTEKTEKTEGPPVPESEDTATDQTHHIIVPSYAAWFDYNAIHAIEKRGLPEFFNGKNKSKTPEIYLAYRNFMIDTYRLNPTEYLTSTACRRNLAGDVCAVMRVHAFLEQWGLINYQVDADARPTPMGPPPTSHFHVLADTPAGLQSINPPKVNQPSAAKHIMDFDKKPTDKKPEFSIGTDFGLKLDQYSKKTGALKNKSAASQAREWTEQETLLLLEALEMYKDDWNKVCEHVGTRTQDECILQFLRLPIEDPYLEDSEVGSGASGAALGPLAYQPIPFSKSGNPIMSTVAFLASVVDPRIAASAAKAAMDEFCRIKDEVPSALLDSHIKNVADHAASNEGKVDPTAGLGKSGIAGTEPEGEEKKEGETETDKEKKEEAAKKDGEKKEEEKKEGEPEKEKKEEAMEVDKPEEKKTTSTEEKKEKEKEKKEEKEKEKEEKKEKEKEKEDEEEEKKEEKEETKEEKKEEISPEEKKLDAERERLRKDASVQQAASAALGSAAVKAKHLAAVEERKIKSLVALLVETQMKKLEIKLRHFEELETIMDRERESLELQRQQLLQERQQFHLEQLKAAEMRARQHALHQLTQGASPAHSPAPAMAQVHQ encoded by the exons ATGGCGATCAACCCGCGCAAGGACGGCGGCCCAAACGTCAAGTATTACGAGTCCGCGGAGACCGTCTCGCAGTTCGAAAACGTCCGGACATGGCTCACGAAGAACGCCAAGAAG CATGTCCAGGCCGACCCACCCACCAACAAGAACCTGGCACAGCTGGTGGTCATGCTGCTGCAGTTTATGGAGGACAACTTTGGACCCAAGGCTCCTAGACCACCTATGACCAAGCTGCCT ATGAAATGTTTCTTAGACTTCAAGCCTGGAGGGGGTCTGTGTCATATCCTGAGCACTGTGTACAAATTCAAGAGTGATCAGGGATGGCGCAGGTTTGATTTTCAG tCTCCTTCACGCAAGGATGCCAACATTGAACTGTTTCGTGAGATAGAGAAAAGTCTGTTATCCAGCAAGTGTTGGACCAAGCCATCAGTTTACATCCAGAATGAGGTGGACAAGGAGCTGAGAAATGAGCTCAAGGACATAGTCAAACGGCATGATGGAAAGATTGTGG atgaggaggaggaagcaacacACATTGTATATGACGAACAGGATCCCCTGGATGATGAGTTTGCACGCGCCGCGATGCGTCGTGACCGCCAGACTCTGTTTCACTTTTATTACATGCCAGACTCTTATGACTCCTGGGCTGCAGGGGTGGAACTGGACTATGACCCTCCAGAGTCTCCCTTCTTTTTCGATGGCCAGTGGAAG GTATGTGCAAACTGGCTGCAAGACCTTGAATCTTACAATGAGTGGATGAATGAGGAGGACTATGAGGTGGATGACTCTGGCACCAAGAAGAAGCATCGTGGCTGCCTCAGCGTGGATGACACCATGGGCCTCAGCGATcctgacaagaaaaagaaagccaAAAAGAGGCCGCGGTCACCCCCCTCGCCACGCACCAAGAGAAAAGG TTCCCGCAACACCACTAATCCTGGGAAGCctgtgaagaaaataaaggtcgaggaagaggaagaagatctcaCCCGGGACATGGAAGACCCTGCCCCTGAGCCTGCCGTCACGGAGGTCACCACAGGCTCCAAAATCCAGCCAAGCAAAGGTGGCAACTACATGGACCTTGATGAAGAGACCacagagaagacagagaagacagAAGGCCCA CCGGTGCCCGAGAGTGAGGACACAGCCACCGACCAGACACATCACATCATTGTGCCGAGCTATGCTGCTTGGTTTGACTACAATGCGATCCATGCCATTGAGAAGAGAGGTCTGCCAGAATTTTTCAATGGCAAGAACAAATCTAAAACTCCTGAAATATATCTTGCATACAGAAACTTCATGATTGACACCTACAG ATTAAATCCCACGGAATACCTGACCTCCACTGCTTGCCGCCGCAACCTTGCTGGTGACGTGTGTGCCGTGATGCGGGTGCACGCCTTCCTGGAGCAGTGGGGGCTGATCAATTATCAG GTTGATGCAGATGCCAGACCAACCCCAATGGGCCCACCACCTACCTCTCACTTCCACGTCTTGGCTGACACGCCTGCTGGTCTTCAGTCCATTAATCCCCCCAAG GTCAATCAACCTTCTGCCGCCAAACACATAATGGATTTCGACAAGAAACCAACAGATAAAAAGCCAGAGTTCAGCATTGGAACAGATTTTGGACTGAAGCTTGATCAGTATTCCAAAAAGACAGGAGCCCTCAAGAACAAGTCTGCTGCGAGCCAAGCAAGGGAATGGACGGAGCAGGAGACATTGCTGTTGCTGGAAGCGCTAGAG ATGTACAAAGATGACTGGAATAAGGTGTGTGAGCATGTGGGCACCAGAACACAAGATGAGTGCATCCTTCAGTTCCTCCGCCTCCCCATTGAGGATCCCTACTTAGAAGACTCCGAGGTAGGTTCCGGGGCCTCTGGAGCAGCTCTTGGACCACTGGCGTACCAACCTATTCCGTTCAGCAAGTCTGGCAATCCAATTATGTCCACCGTAGCATTCCTGGCATCTGTGGTTGATCCTCGCATAGCTGCCTCTGCTGCAAAGGCTGCTATGGACGAATTTTGCCGCATCAAGGATGAAGTTCCATCTGCTCTGCTTGATTCTCACATAAAGAATGTTGCTGACCATGCTGCATCAAATGAAGGGAAAGTGGATCCAACTGCTGGGTTAGGCAAGTCAGGTATTGCTGGAACAGAACcagaaggtgaagagaagaaagagggcgaGACAGAAActgataaggagaagaaagaagaggctgccaaaaaggatggagaaaagaaggaagaagagaaaaaggaaggtgaacctgagaaagaaaagaaagaggaagccaTGGAGGTTGACAAacctgaagaaaagaaaactacttctacagaagaaaagaaagagaaagagaaggagaagaaggaagagaaagagaaagaaaaagaggagaagaaggagaaggagaaagagaaagaggatgaggaagaagaaaagaaagaggaaaaagaagaaacaaaagaagagaaaaaagaagaaatcagtCCAGAAGAGAAAAAGTTGGACGCCGAGCGTGAGAGGCTACGTAAAGATGCATCTGTTCAACAGGCAGCCAGTGCTGCTCTTGGCTCGGCTGCAGTTAAGGCCAAACACCTTGCTGctgtagaggagaggaaaattaaatcTCTTGTAGCACTACTTGTAGAAACTCAAATGAAGAAGCTGGAAATAAAATTGCGACACTTTGAAGAGTTGGAAACCATCATGGATCGGGAAAGAGAAAGTCTTGAGCTGCAGCGCCAGCAGCTGCTGCAGGAGCGCCAGCAGTTCCACTTGGAGCAGCTGAAGGCAGCAGAGATGAGGGCACGCCAACATGCCCTGCATCAGCTAACGCAAGGTGCAAGTCCAGCCCACTCCCCTGCCCCAGCCATGGCCCAGGTTCATCAGTAG
- the LOC126984048 gene encoding uncharacterized protein LOC126984048 isoform X1, whose translation MQVPRCLARLLKHAALTSSPLLSHLHQRPPLLAAMSDAPHFKGVQDRYSGITVSSDEESVSSQDFEEMLQVSLSHWMEEKIRGVWFKVDIQHAEWVPVLAKHGFTYHHAKPEFVMMVRWLAVNEPNNIPRYAHNVVGVGAFVVNDEDELLVVRERFYTRPHWKLPGGYVELKEDLGTAAIREVKEETGVEAEFVSLVAFRHVHGATFDCSDMYFIVHLRPTTSQIVMCKKELVACQWMKLEEYLSHPWVNDMNKFFAQRFIESRKNDVQLEASSEFHPFLQRNITVYSISHKSKTDNESEKNKTGSDNFSSCNGEPKL comes from the exons ATGCAGGTGCCACGGTGCCTCGCTCGTCT GCTGAAGCACGCTGCCTTGACCTCCAGTCCCCTGCTCAGCCACCTCCACCAGCGGCCGCCCCTCCTCGCCGCCATGAGCGATGCACCCCACTTCAAG GGAGTCCAAGACCGGTACTCAGGAATCACAGTTTCTTCAGATGAGGAATCAGTCAGCTCACAGGACTTTGAGGAGATGCTGCAAG tctCTCTTAGTCACTGGATGGAGGAAAAGATCCGAGGAGTGTGGTTCAAAGTGGACATTCAGCATGCTGAGTGGGTTCCTGTTCTGGCAAAG CATGGATTTACTTATCACCACGCCAAGCCAGAgtttgtgatgatggtgagaTGGCTGGCTGTGAATGAGCCAAATAATATTCCCAG GTATGCCCACAACGTGGTAGGAGTCGGCGCCTTTGTAGTGAATGATGAGGATGAACTACTGGTGGTGAGGGAAAGATTTTATACTAGACCTCACTGGAAGCTCCCTGGAGGCTACGTGGAACTCA AAGAGGACCTGGGCACGGCAGCCATccgagaagtgaaggaggagacggGAGTGGAGGCAGAGTTCGTGTCCCTCGTTGCCTTCCGTCACGTCCACGGCGCCACCTTTGACTGTTCAGACATGTACTTCATCGTGCACCTGCGCCCCACCACCAGCCAAATAGTGATGTGCAAGAAGGAGCTGGTGGCATGCCAGTGGATGAAG CTTGAAGAGTACCTCAGTCATCCGTGGGTGAATGACATGAACAAATTCTTTGCGCAGCGATTCATCGAGTCTCGCAAAAATGATGTGCAGCTTGAAGCTTCATCTGAGTTTCATCCGTTCTTACAGAGAAACATAACAGTGTATAGTATCAGTCACAAGTCTAAGACAgacaatgaaagtgaaaaaaataaaacaggcagTGATAACTTCTCATCTTGTAATGGAGAACCCAAACTCTAG
- the LOC126984048 gene encoding uncharacterized protein LOC126984048 isoform X2, with the protein MSDAPHFKGVQDRYSGITVSSDEESVSSQDFEEMLQVSLSHWMEEKIRGVWFKVDIQHAEWVPVLAKHGFTYHHAKPEFVMMVRWLAVNEPNNIPRYAHNVVGVGAFVVNDEDELLVVRERFYTRPHWKLPGGYVELKEDLGTAAIREVKEETGVEAEFVSLVAFRHVHGATFDCSDMYFIVHLRPTTSQIVMCKKELVACQWMKLEEYLSHPWVNDMNKFFAQRFIESRKNDVQLEASSEFHPFLQRNITVYSISHKSKTDNESEKNKTGSDNFSSCNGEPKL; encoded by the exons ATGAGCGATGCACCCCACTTCAAG GGAGTCCAAGACCGGTACTCAGGAATCACAGTTTCTTCAGATGAGGAATCAGTCAGCTCACAGGACTTTGAGGAGATGCTGCAAG tctCTCTTAGTCACTGGATGGAGGAAAAGATCCGAGGAGTGTGGTTCAAAGTGGACATTCAGCATGCTGAGTGGGTTCCTGTTCTGGCAAAG CATGGATTTACTTATCACCACGCCAAGCCAGAgtttgtgatgatggtgagaTGGCTGGCTGTGAATGAGCCAAATAATATTCCCAG GTATGCCCACAACGTGGTAGGAGTCGGCGCCTTTGTAGTGAATGATGAGGATGAACTACTGGTGGTGAGGGAAAGATTTTATACTAGACCTCACTGGAAGCTCCCTGGAGGCTACGTGGAACTCA AAGAGGACCTGGGCACGGCAGCCATccgagaagtgaaggaggagacggGAGTGGAGGCAGAGTTCGTGTCCCTCGTTGCCTTCCGTCACGTCCACGGCGCCACCTTTGACTGTTCAGACATGTACTTCATCGTGCACCTGCGCCCCACCACCAGCCAAATAGTGATGTGCAAGAAGGAGCTGGTGGCATGCCAGTGGATGAAG CTTGAAGAGTACCTCAGTCATCCGTGGGTGAATGACATGAACAAATTCTTTGCGCAGCGATTCATCGAGTCTCGCAAAAATGATGTGCAGCTTGAAGCTTCATCTGAGTTTCATCCGTTCTTACAGAGAAACATAACAGTGTATAGTATCAGTCACAAGTCTAAGACAgacaatgaaagtgaaaaaaataaaacaggcagTGATAACTTCTCATCTTGTAATGGAGAACCCAAACTCTAG